A part of Caldicellulosiruptor owensensis OL genomic DNA contains:
- a CDS encoding aminotransferase class I/II-fold pyridoxal phosphate-dependent enzyme, with translation MSNLEKYISKSVQSVPPSGIRKFFDIVSEMKDALSLGVGEPDFVTPWNIREMGIYSIEEGHTHYTSNFGLLELRKEISRYLKDRFDLDYPNYREQILVTVGASEAIDIALRSIVDPGDEVLIPEPCFVSYKPCVIFAGGVPVEIETKPENDFKLRAEDILPKISSRTKAIILSYPNNPTGAIMTKNDLKEIVDILKDKEIIVISDEIYAELTYEGSHVSIANFSEMKERTIVINGFSKAFAMTGWRLGFIAANEVFIKAMAKIHQYIIMSAPTFSQYAAIEALRNGLSEVEKMRDEYNRRRRYMVSRFNKMGLECFEPRGAFYVFPSIKSTGLSSEEFAERLLYEQKVAVVPGTAFGRSGEGFIRCSYAYSIETIKQALDRIEKFVLNLKTQGVFQQTHENNVVVEK, from the coding sequence GTGAGTAATTTAGAAAAGTATATTTCAAAGAGTGTTCAGAGCGTTCCGCCCTCAGGTATTAGGAAATTTTTTGATATTGTATCTGAGATGAAAGATGCTCTTTCGCTTGGAGTTGGTGAACCTGACTTTGTCACTCCATGGAACATTCGCGAAATGGGAATATATTCTATTGAAGAAGGGCACACCCACTATACATCAAACTTCGGACTTTTGGAGCTGAGAAAAGAGATTAGCAGGTATTTGAAAGATAGGTTTGATCTTGACTATCCAAATTATAGAGAGCAGATTTTAGTCACTGTTGGTGCAAGCGAAGCAATTGATATTGCACTAAGAAGTATCGTAGATCCTGGTGATGAGGTTTTGATTCCTGAACCTTGTTTTGTTTCATACAAGCCATGTGTTATTTTTGCAGGTGGTGTACCAGTTGAGATTGAAACAAAACCAGAAAACGACTTTAAACTTAGAGCAGAGGATATTTTACCCAAAATATCTTCCAGAACTAAGGCTATTATTTTATCTTATCCCAACAATCCGACAGGTGCTATTATGACAAAAAATGATTTAAAAGAGATTGTTGATATATTGAAAGACAAAGAAATCATAGTAATTTCCGACGAGATATATGCTGAGCTTACATATGAAGGAAGTCATGTTTCAATTGCCAACTTCTCTGAGATGAAAGAAAGGACAATTGTTATAAATGGTTTTTCAAAAGCCTTTGCTATGACGGGTTGGAGACTCGGCTTTATTGCTGCAAATGAGGTTTTTATCAAAGCAATGGCAAAAATACATCAGTACATCATAATGAGTGCTCCTACTTTTTCACAGTATGCGGCTATTGAAGCACTAAGAAATGGGCTTTCAGAAGTTGAAAAGATGAGAGATGAATACAATAGGAGAAGACGCTATATGGTAAGCAGATTTAATAAGATGGGGCTTGAATGTTTTGAGCCAAGAGGAGCGTTTTATGTTTTTCCATCCATAAAGTCCACCGGCCTTTCCTCAGAAGAGTTTGCAGAGAGGCTTTTATACGAACAGAAAGTGGCAGTTGTGCCGGGCACTGCATTTGGGAGGTCAGGAGAAGGATTTATAAGATGTTCTTATGCCTATTCTATTGAAACAATAAAACAAGCTTTGGACAGGATAGAAAAGTTTGTTTTAAACCTCAAAACTCAAGGTGTCTTCCAGCAAACTCATGAAAATAATGTGGTAGTGGAGAAGTAA
- the era gene encoding GTPase Era, producing the protein MAFKSGFVALIGRPNVGKSTLMNYLVGKKISIISPKPQTTRNSIKGILTLEDAQIIFIDTPGVHPPKNKLGEYMVKVSEKTLKEVDLILYIVEAIDNGIGPWDEAIVEKLKEVETPKILVLNKSDLASKENIEVLKSIFSAKLNFESIIDIAAINGYNCDLLLNEIKELLPEGPKYYLDDMTTDVRESFIVAEIIREKILLNLSEEVPHGVGIAIERFAERENKDILDIEAIIYCEKDSHKAIIIGKGGQMLKKIGMQAREELEMIFGMKVNLQLWVKVKKNWRDDISAMKMLGYNLKEV; encoded by the coding sequence ATGGCATTCAAATCCGGATTTGTTGCGTTAATTGGTCGTCCTAATGTTGGTAAATCTACTCTTATGAACTACCTTGTTGGTAAAAAGATCTCTATTATTTCTCCCAAACCACAGACAACCAGAAACAGTATAAAAGGTATCCTCACATTAGAAGATGCTCAGATTATATTCATCGACACACCAGGTGTTCATCCTCCAAAGAACAAGCTTGGCGAGTATATGGTAAAGGTATCTGAGAAGACTTTAAAAGAAGTAGATTTAATTTTATATATTGTAGAAGCAATTGACAATGGAATTGGACCATGGGATGAAGCAATAGTAGAAAAGTTAAAGGAAGTGGAGACTCCAAAGATTCTGGTTTTGAACAAATCTGACCTTGCTTCAAAAGAAAACATAGAGGTACTAAAAAGTATTTTCTCCGCAAAACTGAATTTTGAATCTATAATTGACATAGCTGCAATTAACGGGTACAATTGCGACCTGCTTCTTAACGAAATAAAGGAGCTGCTTCCGGAAGGGCCAAAGTATTATCTTGACGATATGACAACTGATGTGAGAGAAAGTTTTATTGTAGCAGAGATTATAAGAGAAAAGATTTTGCTCAATCTTTCTGAAGAAGTACCGCACGGCGTTGGAATTGCAATTGAGAGGTTTGCAGAGAGAGAAAACAAAGATATACTGGATATAGAGGCAATCATCTACTGTGAAAAAGATTCGCACAAAGCAATAATTATTGGTAAAGGGGGACAAATGCTTAAGAAAATTGGTATGCAAGCACGGGAAGAGCTTGAGATGATATTTGGAATGAAAGTAAATCTTCAGCTTTGGGTAAAAGTTAAGAAAAACTGGAGAGATGACATCTCTGCCATGAAAATGCTCGGTTATAACCTTAAAGAGGTCTGA
- a CDS encoding DUF5685 family protein, producing MFGYVVPYKPELKVREYEYYKAVYCGICLQTKKIGYLPRVFLNYDFVFLYLVLKEHFKVKDELGKTRCIVHPIKERFFLKPNEILEYVSNQMVLLSFFKLYDNILDEKNIFSYAPYSILKLYVRKITKLHREQFEKIKELFNKQILLEKSGCENIDELAHNFGNILAEIFAYNGEELLRQIGYYTGVWVYIIDAIDDYIDDVKKKRYNCLKHHFKKCRHDKTLFEYELNILKVSLGNYLAILSDYIKRYNNSILNNIVQVGMYSKTQQVLEHFATNFFKELKE from the coding sequence GTGTTTGGATATGTGGTTCCTTATAAGCCAGAGCTAAAAGTGCGAGAATATGAATATTACAAGGCAGTTTACTGTGGTATATGTCTTCAGACAAAAAAGATAGGATACCTTCCACGGGTATTCCTTAACTATGATTTTGTTTTTTTGTATCTGGTACTAAAAGAACATTTTAAAGTCAAAGATGAGTTAGGAAAAACAAGGTGTATTGTTCACCCAATTAAAGAAAGGTTCTTTTTGAAACCTAATGAAATCTTGGAATATGTGAGCAACCAAATGGTTCTTTTGAGTTTTTTTAAGCTTTATGATAACATTCTTGATGAAAAGAATATATTTAGTTATGCACCTTATAGTATTTTGAAATTATATGTAAGGAAAATAACAAAATTACATCGAGAACAGTTTGAGAAGATAAAAGAACTATTTAACAAGCAGATATTGCTTGAGAAAAGTGGTTGTGAAAATATAGATGAACTTGCGCACAATTTTGGCAATATTTTGGCCGAAATATTTGCTTACAATGGCGAAGAACTTTTGAGACAAATTGGGTATTATACAGGTGTGTGGGTATATATCATCGACGCTATTGACGACTATATTGATGATGTGAAGAAAAAGAGATATAATTGTCTGAAACACCACTTTAAAAAGTGTAGGCATGATAAAACACTGTTTGAATATGAACTCAATATTTTGAAGGTTAGTTTGGGAAATTATCTTGCTATATTAAGTGACTATATTAAAAGGTATAATAATTCAATACTGAACAACATTGTTCAGGTTGGTATGTACTCAAAAACACAGCAGGTCTTAGAGCATTTTGCAACAAACTTCTTTAAGGAGTTGAAGGAATAA
- a CDS encoding RluA family pseudouridine synthase — translation MKLIYVVKKEDLNMTYKQILQKKLFFSSTLMSRLKAHGQIRFIPPIYSIHQYPQENAVIEVDLISSKSNIVPVEGSIDILYEDNFFLFVNKPSGLPSHPSKGHYFDTIANYVEYYLNSKNLTSHIINRLDKETSGIVVFAKNSYFHSIVSREFEKRQVEKTYIAIVHGKLTKKSGLIEKPIKRSQDGIKREIHQDGSFASTYYEVIDSFENFSVLKLKPITGRTHQLRVHLSSIGHPIVGDYIYGQQKTQNTPLLLHAYSIRFNFKLIDNKIYNITSPLPHYFHEFAGRHLEF, via the coding sequence ATGAAGCTAATATATGTGGTCAAAAAAGAAGATTTGAACATGACATATAAACAGATATTGCAAAAAAAGCTCTTTTTTTCTTCAACACTGATGAGCAGGTTAAAGGCACATGGTCAAATAAGATTTATTCCTCCAATCTATTCTATCCATCAATATCCACAAGAAAATGCTGTAATTGAAGTTGATTTGATATCTTCCAAATCAAACATAGTTCCTGTTGAAGGTAGCATAGACATATTGTATGAGGACAACTTCTTTTTATTTGTAAACAAACCTTCCGGTCTTCCTTCACATCCATCTAAAGGACATTATTTTGATACCATCGCAAACTATGTTGAATATTATTTAAATTCTAAGAACCTCACTTCACACATAATAAACAGGTTAGATAAAGAGACCTCAGGGATAGTTGTATTTGCTAAAAACTCTTACTTTCACAGCATCGTCTCACGTGAGTTTGAAAAAAGGCAAGTTGAAAAAACATACATTGCAATTGTTCACGGAAAACTTACAAAAAAAAGCGGACTTATTGAAAAACCCATCAAACGTTCGCAGGATGGAATTAAAAGAGAAATTCATCAAGATGGCAGTTTTGCTTCCACCTACTATGAAGTCATTGATTCTTTTGAAAACTTCTCAGTGTTAAAGTTAAAACCAATAACGGGCAGAACACATCAGCTAAGGGTTCACTTATCATCAATTGGTCATCCGATTGTAGGGGACTACATTTACGGCCAACAAAAAACACAAAATACCCCTTTACTTCTTCACGCCTATTCGATAAGATTTAATTTCAAACTAATTGATAATAAAATCTACAATATTACTTCTCCACTACCACATTATTTTCATGAGTTTGCTGGAAGACACCTTGAGTTTTGA
- a CDS encoding J domain-containing protein — protein MRDPYEVLGVRKGASKEEIKKAYLELVKKYHPDKFKDNPLRELAEEKLKEINEAYNILMNDQYSNYEYSTYDPTSLYQKVRDLIMQGNIAQAENLLNQNPRNDAEWFYLMGIIYQKRGWINQAYRYFIEAYNRDPGNYEYRRAKEQFEMASRNYEWSAYNRGYRRHNDCDICTICQIIACWECCCDNDIGC, from the coding sequence ATGAGAGACCCATATGAGGTTTTAGGTGTGAGAAAAGGTGCTTCAAAGGAAGAAATAAAAAAAGCTTATCTTGAACTTGTAAAAAAGTACCATCCAGATAAGTTTAAGGATAATCCTTTAAGAGAACTTGCAGAAGAAAAGTTAAAAGAGATAAATGAAGCATATAATATCCTTATGAACGATCAATATTCAAACTATGAATACTCTACATACGATCCAACCTCTCTCTACCAAAAGGTGAGAGACTTGATTATGCAGGGTAATATAGCTCAAGCAGAGAATCTCTTGAATCAAAACCCTCGAAATGACGCAGAATGGTTCTATTTGATGGGAATAATATATCAAAAAAGAGGATGGATAAATCAAGCATACAGATACTTTATTGAAGCCTATAATCGTGATCCTGGAAACTATGAATACAGGCGCGCAAAAGAACAGTTTGAAATGGCTTCAAGAAATTATGAATGGTCAGCATACAATAGGGGATATAGAAGACACAATGACTGCGATATTTGTACCATATGTCAAATAATTGCATGTTGGGAATGTTGTTGTGATAACGATATAGGCTGTTAA
- a CDS encoding Lrp/AsnC family transcriptional regulator: MNIEVKVLEILEQNPKLSAEEIAIMLGENKENIEKTIKKLEQDKVIVKYHTIVNWERTEKEVVEAIVEVKVTPQRGFGYDAIAKRIYKFPEVKAVYLLSGDYDLHVVVEGKSMKDIAQFVGSKLAPLEYVLSTATHFIMKKYKDAGVILEDGEKDDREVITP, translated from the coding sequence ATGAATATCGAAGTGAAGGTTTTAGAGATTTTAGAACAAAATCCCAAACTCTCTGCCGAAGAGATTGCAATAATGCTGGGTGAAAACAAAGAAAATATCGAAAAAACCATTAAAAAGCTTGAACAAGATAAGGTTATTGTAAAATATCACACAATTGTGAACTGGGAACGAACAGAAAAGGAAGTGGTTGAAGCAATTGTTGAGGTAAAAGTAACTCCCCAGAGAGGGTTTGGCTATGATGCGATTGCTAAAAGAATTTACAAGTTTCCTGAAGTAAAAGCTGTGTATTTGCTTTCAGGAGATTATGACCTGCATGTTGTTGTAGAAGGCAAGAGCATGAAAGATATTGCTCAGTTTGTTGGCTCTAAACTTGCACCGCTTGAATATGTCCTTTCAACAGCAACTCACTTTATAATGAAAAAGTACAAAGATGCAGGAGTAATACTTGAAGATGGCGAAAAGGACGACAGGGAGGTTATAACACCGTGA
- the recO gene encoding DNA repair protein RecO, translating to MKLIKTKGIVLKETNFEESSKILTVLTSDFGKIQVLSKNCRRLLSVLSAVSQPLMFCEFVIKKTKDIYSISSASVIESFFELSQNVNLAIYSGYLIELVDDFLEFEQKNEDVLRLLLNSLYLLKKGKDPEEVSRIFEIKILVYTGFFPQFTQCVKCQRKDITRAFFSFKNSGLTCEKCKEENDIEIEIEVVKSILVIAATNLKKLNKISFDRSLNNKIKTITLPYIKMVLQTDIKILDFFRFIQ from the coding sequence ATGAAACTAATTAAAACTAAAGGAATTGTGCTAAAAGAGACAAACTTTGAAGAGTCGAGTAAGATTTTAACTGTACTCACAAGTGATTTTGGCAAAATTCAAGTTTTATCGAAAAATTGTAGAAGGTTATTGAGTGTACTTTCTGCTGTGTCCCAGCCGCTTATGTTCTGTGAGTTTGTTATAAAAAAGACAAAAGATATATACTCAATTTCCTCAGCGTCTGTGATTGAATCATTTTTTGAACTGTCTCAAAATGTAAATCTTGCAATTTATTCGGGATATCTTATTGAGCTTGTTGATGATTTCTTAGAATTTGAACAGAAAAACGAAGATGTTTTAAGACTTCTTTTAAACTCCCTTTATCTTCTGAAAAAAGGCAAAGACCCTGAAGAGGTCAGCAGGATATTTGAAATAAAAATTTTAGTATATACAGGTTTTTTTCCTCAGTTTACCCAGTGTGTAAAGTGTCAGAGAAAAGACATTACAAGAGCATTCTTTTCTTTCAAAAACAGTGGTCTTACTTGCGAAAAGTGCAAAGAAGAGAACGATATAGAAATTGAAATTGAAGTTGTAAAGAGTATTTTGGTTATTGCAGCAACCAATTTGAAAAAGCTTAACAAGATTTCATTTGACAGGTCTTTGAATAACAAAATAAAGACCATAACGTTACCATATATTAAAATGGTGCTGCAAACAGACATCAAAATTCTTGATTTTTTTAGGTTTATACAATAA
- the atpD gene encoding F0F1 ATP synthase subunit beta — translation MEQNVGYVVQIIGPVIDIRFESENLPAINNAIEIHFDGKKLVAEVAQHLGNDTVRCVALGSTDGLRRGVKAIDTGGPIKVPVGRGTLGRIFNVLGEPIDNKGEVVASDYWPIHRSAPSFEEQVPAVEIFETGIKVIDLLAPYAKGGKIGLFGGAGVGKTVLIMELIRNIATEHGGFSIFTGVGERTREGNDLWLEMNESGVIEKTVLVFGQMNEPPGARMRVALTGLTMAEYFRDVEGQDVLLFIDNIFRFIQAGSEVSALLGRIPSAVGYQPTLANEVGALQERITSTKKGSITSVQAIYVPADDLTDPAPATTFAHLDATTVLSRQIAELGIYPAVDPLDSTSRILDPRIVGEEHYYVARTVQQILQRYKELQDIIAILGMDELSEEDKLIVYRARKIQRFLSQPFFVAEAFTGRPGRYVKLKDTIRGFKEIIEGKMDHIPEQYFYMVGTIDEVYENYEKDMKGK, via the coding sequence ATGGAACAGAATGTAGGGTATGTCGTCCAGATTATAGGACCTGTTATTGATATACGATTTGAGAGTGAAAATTTACCAGCCATCAACAATGCTATTGAAATTCACTTTGATGGTAAAAAACTTGTTGCTGAAGTTGCTCAGCATCTTGGGAATGACACTGTTCGATGTGTGGCTTTGGGATCCACCGACGGACTTAGAAGAGGTGTAAAGGCAATAGACACTGGTGGGCCTATAAAAGTCCCTGTGGGAAGGGGAACGTTAGGTAGGATATTTAATGTATTGGGAGAGCCTATTGACAATAAAGGTGAGGTAGTAGCTTCAGATTACTGGCCCATTCACAGAAGTGCACCGTCGTTTGAAGAACAGGTACCTGCAGTTGAAATTTTTGAGACAGGTATAAAAGTCATTGATCTTTTAGCTCCGTACGCAAAAGGTGGTAAGATAGGACTTTTTGGCGGTGCGGGCGTTGGTAAGACTGTCCTTATAATGGAGCTTATAAGAAATATAGCAACAGAGCACGGTGGTTTTTCAATTTTCACAGGTGTGGGTGAAAGGACAAGAGAAGGTAACGACCTTTGGCTTGAGATGAATGAGTCTGGTGTTATAGAAAAGACTGTATTGGTGTTTGGTCAGATGAACGAGCCGCCTGGGGCAAGAATGAGAGTAGCTCTGACCGGGCTTACCATGGCTGAATATTTCAGAGATGTAGAAGGACAAGACGTTCTTTTGTTCATTGACAATATTTTCAGGTTCATCCAAGCAGGATCTGAAGTGTCAGCGCTTTTAGGAAGAATTCCCTCAGCAGTTGGATATCAACCAACACTTGCAAACGAGGTAGGTGCATTGCAGGAAAGAATTACATCCACAAAAAAGGGGTCAATCACCTCTGTACAGGCTATATATGTCCCTGCCGATGACCTTACAGACCCAGCACCGGCTACAACCTTTGCACATTTGGATGCGACAACAGTTTTGTCAAGACAGATTGCTGAGCTTGGAATATATCCTGCTGTTGATCCTCTCGATTCAACATCGCGTATACTTGATCCGCGAATTGTGGGAGAGGAACACTATTATGTTGCAAGGACTGTGCAGCAAATACTTCAAAGATATAAAGAGCTTCAGGACATTATTGCTATTTTGGGTATGGATGAACTTTCGGAGGAAGATAAACTGATCGTCTACAGAGCAAGAAAGATTCAGAGATTTTTGTCCCAGCCATTCTTTGTTGCTGAAGCTTTCACAGGAAGACCTGGAAGGTATGTGAAGTTAAAAGATACTATAAGAGGTTTCAAGGAGATAATTGAGGGGAAGATGGACCATATTCCTGAACAGTATTTTTACATGGTAGGAACAATAGATGAGGTATATGAAAACTACGAAAAAGACATGAAAGGTAAATAA
- the atpG gene encoding ATP synthase F1 subunit gamma has protein sequence MANKTRWIKSRIRSVNETKKITRAMYLISASKVKRLRDRLDSTRPYFEKVNEFMKDLILHGVKTPHILFEGSYKEGKKKVGVIVISGDKGLCGGYNANVLRSTTSLYENFAKEADMTFFPIGMVGRNFLVRHGYQVDEDFNYQTQSVSVKLARLISQKIVRKYYTGEVHEVYIIYTKLVSTIKQEVTIKKLLPLDKTEFGIEESKNDEMIIYEPDPVSVLDIVIYEYIKGIIFGAMMDSYVSELAARMTAMDNATKSADEMIQKLILKLNRERQAVITQEISEIISGATALK, from the coding sequence ATGGCGAACAAAACAAGATGGATAAAATCAAGGATCAGAAGTGTCAATGAAACAAAAAAGATCACAAGAGCAATGTATCTTATCTCTGCATCAAAGGTGAAAAGGCTTCGAGATAGGCTTGATAGTACAAGACCTTATTTTGAAAAGGTAAATGAGTTTATGAAAGATTTGATTTTGCATGGAGTGAAAACCCCACACATTCTTTTTGAAGGATCTTATAAAGAGGGGAAAAAGAAGGTCGGGGTTATAGTTATCAGTGGCGACAAAGGTTTATGTGGAGGATACAATGCCAACGTTCTGAGAAGTACAACCAGCTTATATGAAAATTTCGCAAAAGAAGCGGATATGACGTTTTTCCCTATTGGTATGGTGGGACGAAACTTTTTAGTTCGCCATGGGTATCAGGTTGATGAAGATTTTAATTACCAGACACAGTCTGTCTCTGTAAAACTTGCAAGACTCATTTCGCAAAAGATTGTGAGAAAATATTATACCGGTGAAGTTCATGAAGTTTACATCATTTACACAAAACTTGTTTCAACCATAAAACAAGAAGTTACTATCAAAAAACTTTTGCCTCTTGACAAGACTGAATTTGGTATAGAAGAGAGTAAAAACGATGAGATGATAATCTACGAGCCAGACCCAGTTTCTGTACTTGACATCGTTATTTATGAGTACATCAAAGGAATTATCTTTGGTGCTATGATGGATTCATATGTGAGTGAACTTGCTGCAAGAATGACAGCAATGGACAATGCCACAAAAAGTGCTGATGAGATGATACAAAAACTTATTTTAAAACTTAACAGAGAACGCCAGGCTGTGATAACCCAGGAAATTTCAGAAATTATAAGTGGTGCCACAGCTTTGAAATGA
- a CDS encoding M16 family metallopeptidase — MIKLYTLSNGMRLVYEKIDTVKTVSIGIWVLAGSRYETKMINGISHFIEHILFKGTKNRSSREIVYEIESIGGQINAFTAKEYTCFYVRVLDEFLQKGFDILSDLILNPVIASEEIEKEKMVIIEEINMTKDDPEEMLYQSLNDLIWRSQALSYPIIGKESTVKKIDKTKIEGYMKERYIPQNIVISVAGNFAEEKLIEFVEMYFGDWKYSNKTGVGYCISKPVFNRGVVIKNKKSDQAHLAVTFEGFGQENEKVYELLILSNILGGGMSSRLFQRIREELGLVYSISSFVSTFKDAGVLIIYAGTNPKNIASVYKEIMNQLNLFLKGEILPDEVEVAKQQIKGSIIFGLENTSSRMSNIGKNMLLLNKIMEIEHITKIIDSIEYTNVIDTAREVLSKEFSVAVVGNKKEMDLKIFDQRVLT, encoded by the coding sequence GTGATAAAACTTTACACACTTTCAAACGGGATGAGACTTGTATATGAGAAAATTGATACAGTGAAAACTGTGAGTATAGGTATTTGGGTCTTGGCTGGTTCAAGGTATGAGACAAAAATGATAAATGGAATTTCCCATTTTATCGAGCATATATTGTTCAAAGGAACTAAAAACAGAAGTTCAAGAGAGATTGTATATGAAATTGAATCAATTGGTGGACAAATAAACGCCTTCACAGCAAAAGAGTACACCTGTTTTTATGTAAGAGTTTTGGATGAGTTTTTACAAAAAGGTTTTGATATATTGTCAGACTTAATTTTAAATCCTGTCATTGCATCAGAAGAGATAGAAAAAGAGAAGATGGTAATCATTGAAGAGATAAATATGACTAAAGATGATCCGGAAGAGATGTTGTATCAATCACTGAATGATTTGATATGGAGAAGCCAAGCTCTTTCGTATCCTATAATCGGAAAAGAATCTACTGTTAAGAAAATAGATAAGACCAAAATTGAAGGTTATATGAAAGAAAGATATATACCTCAAAACATTGTAATATCCGTTGCCGGAAACTTTGCAGAAGAAAAGCTTATAGAATTTGTGGAGATGTACTTTGGGGATTGGAAGTATTCAAACAAAACAGGTGTGGGTTATTGCATATCAAAACCAGTTTTTAATAGAGGTGTTGTCATCAAAAACAAAAAGAGTGATCAGGCTCATTTAGCAGTAACTTTTGAAGGTTTTGGACAGGAAAATGAAAAGGTTTATGAGCTTTTAATTTTATCTAATATTCTTGGCGGGGGAATGAGTTCACGACTTTTCCAGCGAATAAGAGAAGAGTTAGGACTTGTATATAGCATAAGTTCGTTTGTGAGCACATTTAAAGATGCGGGAGTTCTTATCATATACGCAGGAACAAATCCCAAAAATATTGCATCGGTGTACAAAGAAATCATGAACCAGTTAAATCTCTTTTTAAAAGGTGAAATCTTACCTGATGAAGTAGAGGTTGCAAAACAACAGATAAAGGGAAGTATCATATTTGGGCTTGAAAATACAAGTAGTCGAATGTCCAACATAGGGAAAAATATGCTGCTTTTAAACAAAATTATGGAGATAGAGCACATTACAAAGATAATAGATTCAATTGAATATACAAACGTGATTGACACAGCAAGAGAGGTTTTGTCAAAAGAATTTTCGGTTGCTGTTGTTGGAAATAAAAAAGAGATGGATTTGAAAATCTTTGATCAAAGAGTACTGACATAA
- the atpC gene encoding ATP synthase F1 subunit epsilon: protein MAEFELEVLQPERVFFKDRVEMVVVRTIDGEIGIMANHQPIVVPVGIGKLRIKKDGKWKEAAIAGGLLEVKNNKATILSDAVEWPEEIDRQRALLAKERAEKRLEQKLPPDEFERYKAALYRALNRLKLAEENRKDV from the coding sequence ATGGCTGAATTTGAATTGGAGGTTCTCCAGCCTGAAAGGGTGTTTTTTAAAGACAGGGTCGAAATGGTTGTTGTACGAACAATAGATGGTGAGATAGGTATTATGGCAAACCATCAGCCTATTGTGGTACCTGTTGGTATTGGGAAGTTGAGGATAAAGAAGGACGGAAAGTGGAAAGAAGCAGCCATTGCAGGTGGTTTGCTTGAAGTGAAAAATAATAAGGCGACAATATTGAGTGATGCTGTAGAGTGGCCAGAGGAGATAGATAGACAAAGAGCACTTTTGGCAAAAGAAAGGGCAGAAAAGAGACTCGAGCAAAAGCTTCCTCCTGATGAGTTTGAAAGATACAAAGCGGCGCTGTACAGAGCGCTAAACAGGCTAAAACTTGCCGAAGAAAATAGAAAAGATGTATAA
- the dut gene encoding dUTP diphosphatase: protein MVLRVKRAVDAKDLPLPTYISSGAAGMDLFACVEKEEIINPGEIKLIRTGLYIELPEGYEAQVRPRSGLALKHGITVLNSPGTIDSDYRGEIGVILINLGKEPFVVKRGDRIAQMVISKFERIEKIEETEELSTTSRADRGFGSSGV, encoded by the coding sequence ATGGTCTTGAGAGTAAAAAGAGCTGTCGATGCAAAGGACCTGCCGCTTCCAACATATATTTCAAGCGGGGCGGCAGGAATGGACCTGTTTGCGTGTGTTGAAAAAGAAGAGATTATAAACCCTGGTGAGATAAAGCTCATCCGAACAGGTCTTTACATTGAACTTCCGGAGGGGTATGAAGCACAGGTACGACCTCGCAGTGGCCTTGCTTTAAAACATGGCATTACTGTTTTAAATTCTCCTGGAACAATAGATAGTGATTATAGGGGGGAGATAGGAGTAATATTGATTAACCTTGGCAAGGAGCCTTTTGTAGTGAAGAGAGGAGATAGGATAGCCCAGATGGTAATATCAAAGTTTGAAAGGATAGAAAAGATTGAAGAAACAGAAGAGCTATCAACAACGTCCAGAGCAGACAGAGGATTTGGTTCAAGTGGTGTGTAG